Below is a window of Dietzia timorensis DNA.
GATGGCGATCCGCGCGGGACGAGATAGTGATCTGCGTGACATATTGCTCCTAGCAACCGAAATAATAGTTCACGCAGACAAGGCGGTTTCTAGTGGTCGACGCAACACTGCTGTTAGTTGGTGGTGATTAGATCACGCAGACGCTCGGCTGGGGTATCCCAGTCGAGCGTTTTGCGTGGACGGCCGTTGAGTTCCTGGGCGACGTGCTCGAGATCGGTAGGACTGTGAACGCTCAGGTCGGTGCCCTTGGGGAAGTACTGCCGCAGCAGGCCGTTGGTGTTCTCGTTGCTTCCGCGCTGCCAGGGGCTGGCAGGGTCGCAGAAGTAGACCTGCATGTCGGTGGCGACCGTGATCTGCTTGTGTCGGGCGAGTTCGGCACCTTGATCCCAGGTCAGCGATCCGCGTAGGTGCGCGGGCAGATCACCGATCGCGGTGATGAGCGCGTCGCGGACCTGTTCGGCGTCGTGCCCGTCGGGCAGGTGCAGCAACATCGTGTAGCGGGTGGCACGCTCGACGAGAGTCCCGATCGCGGATTTGTTCTGCTCACCGGTGATCAGATCCCCTTCCCAATGCCCGGGAACAGCGCGGTCGTCCACTTCGGCGGGACGGTCGCTGATCATTACCATCGGGTCGACGAACCGCTGATACCGCTCACCTTCTTTCCGCTGCGGCTTACGCTTGGTCCGCCCAGTCCGGAGTGCGTGCTGCACTTCCTTCTTCAGACCGCCGCGGGCTTGGAAATACAGCGCTTGATAGATCGTTTCGTGGCTCACCCGCATGCTTTCGTCGTCGGGATGATCCCGCCGCAGACGGTGCGAGATCTGCTCCGGCGAAAGTTTTCTCGACAAGCCTTCCTCGACCGCTGCCCGCAGGACTTTGTTCACCACCAGTTTGGACCGCTTCGGCCGCACCCGCGCCGCCGCCGCATCCCGATGCGCCTGATGCGGCAGATACCGGCCAGCGATGCTGTGCTCGCGTACCTCGCGGGAGATGCTGGAGACATTCTTGCCGATCCGGGCAGCGATCGTGCGCATCGAATCCTTGACCACCAGCCCATCGGCGATCGCAATCCGGTCATCGAGAGATAGGTAACGGGTACTGATCACCGGAGATGCTGCGGCGTCTACGCAGGTCGCACTAGTCACGGTTTGTTTGTAGACCGTGCCGGATCGATAATCCACGACCCGACCGTCCGGATAGATCCGCGTGTTGCGGGTACGCCGGATTCCCTGACGCCAGTCCCGGCCGGTGCGCTCGTTGACTCCCACCTCGCGGGCCGCGCGCGCTGCGGTCCAACCCTGATCTATCAACTCGAGGAACCGTTTCTTGGCCTCCGGCTTACCGAACGCCCGCGGGGCAGCGTCAACCAGACCAGCAGCGACCAAAATTCGACGAGCCACGCAGAACGCCACACCGCACTCGATCGCTGCCTTGTTGATCGACCCGGTCCGATCGAACACCTCCACGATCTGCCTCGAGTCGGCCGGCTTGCCCACTCCACGCAGGCGCCCCACCGGCCGACCGATCGCCCGCAAAATCGCATAACACCGCTGCCGTGGCACACCCACCACCACAGCGGCTTCCTTCACCGGAACCCCGGCATCAACCAGCCGCGCTAACTGGTCACCGAACTGAACACAGTCCTCCTGAAACGACATGATCGCCGCAACCTCTCATCTGAGAGTGTTGCGACGATCATGTGAACCCGCGACAATATTGTTATGTGAGCCGATTTTTATTGCTTTTGCTTAAAACCCACTTTCCCGGTACCCCCATTTTTCAGTGATCCAGCACACGCCATTGTCGGTTTTTTCCACGATTCCGCTGGCCACGACGTCAGACCCTGTGACTGTCGACAACTTTTTCCGACTACCCCTCCAACAGCTCCTGCCCCCACCATTGCCCTTCTGCAAGGTCGGGCGGGCACGCGTACACGCCGGACGAGGTGTGAGTGATGTACTCATTGAGCGCGTCCGAACGCGACAGTCGGCGCTGCAGCGGAACGAACTGCGCCACGGGATCACGTTGAAAGCAGATGAAGAACAGCCCGGCATCGAGGTGTCCGAATCCATCGGAACCGTCGGTGAAGTTATAGCCGCGTCGCAGGATCCGGGTGCCCGAATTGGTATCGGGGTGCGCCAGCCGGACATGGGAATCCTCTGGGATCACCGGCTGCCGCCCGGTGGTCATCGCGAAGTCGGGTTCGTCGAACTCGACGGCCTGGCCGAGCGGGGCGCCCTCGCGCTTGTCCCGGCCAATGACGCGTTCCTGCTCGGTGAGATTCGCGCGGTCCCACGCCTCGATGTCCATCCGGATTCGCCGGGTGACCATGTAGGTGCCGCCGTCCATCCACGAAGGACCGTCGCCCGACTGCGCCCATACCTGCGAATCCAGGGCTCCGACGTCATCGGATTTGATGTTGGCGGTGCCGTCCTTGAACCCGAACATGTTGCGGGGCGTGCGCTGCGCGCTGGTCGTCGACGCGGTGCGGCCGAAGCCGAGCTGCGAATAGCGCACCCCGACCACGCCGAAACCCATCCGCGCGAGATTGCGGATCGCGTGTACGGCGACCTGCGGGTCATCGGCGCAGGCCTGAATCACGATGTCGCCGTGGGAGCGCGCCGGATCGATGTCGTCCCCGGCGAATATCGGCAGATCCTCGAGCGCGGCCGGGCGTCGACGAGCGCGCTCGTCTGGTCGACGAGGACGTCAGTCTGGCCGGGCACGTAGTCGAGGTACTCCGACTTCGCATCCTCTACTTCCGTGGACCCCTGGAGGGTCTCCTTCTCCTCGCCGCTCACGGCGATCTCGCCGGAGATCCCACGACCGACCGTGCCGGGCTTGCACGCCACCCGGTAGCCCCCGGGCGAGGCGATGTCCACGATGAGCGTGCCCTTGAGGCCCGGCCCGATATTCTCGACCTCTCCGAGGACGCGGCTGTCTTCACCAAAGACGTAGAACTCGGTGACCCTGTCGCCGGCGCTTTCCACCGTGAATCGCACGGGACTGGTCTGCGCTTCGGAGCTGCCGAGTTCACAATCGTCATTCGAGCTGGTGACGGCGATCGGCGCGTTCTCGCCCTCGCCCGTGTCGCCGCCGTCCTTTTCCGCGCAGGCGGCGAGTGAGCCGACGCCGATGGCAAACACGGCCCACGTTGCCGCGGCCCATCAGCAAATTAGGAAAGGCTAGGTTTTCTCCGCGGTGGCAACGCGGTATACCCATAGAAGAACTAGAACACGTTGCAGTACGGTGGATACATCTACATTCTGCCCGCGCAGGAGGAGGAGATTCTCGCCCATGGCCGACAACACCGGCACCGCCGCACTCACCTTCGAGGGCTCGAGCCAGACGATCGAGGCCGACGGCTTCACGTTCCACTATCACGAGGCCGGTCCGGACGGTTCGCCGGAATCGCAGGTCCCGGTGTTGTTCCTCCACGGCTCTGGCCCCGGGGTCACCGCGTGGTCGAACTTCGGCGGCAACCTCCCCTACTTCGCCGCCCGGTTCCGCACGATCCTTCTCGACATGCCAGGTTTCGGGCTGTCCTCGGATCACGAATGGGAGCGCGCATATCCACTGGTGGCGGCGGATGCGATCGACACTTTTCTCGAGGCGAAGGGCATCGCACAGGTCGACATCGTCGGCAATTCCATGGGCGGGAACGTCGCGGCGGAGCTGGCCCTCGCCCACCCCGAGCGCGTGCGCAAGATGGCGCTCATGGGCCCCGGCGGGCTCGCCGCTCCCCTGTTCTCGCCCGAGCCGAGCGAGGGTTCGCGCCGACTCTTCGAATTCCTCCAGGACCCCACCGATGAGAAAATGTCGGCCTGGGTCGACACCATGGTGGGCAACAAGAAGGTCGTCTCCGACGAGCTCATCCGCGCGCGCACAGAAGCAGCCACGGCGCCCGGTGCGGTCGAACGCATGTATTCGATCTTCGGGTCCATCCTCGATCCGACCAAGGAGTACACCCCGCTGTACGCCCGCGCGAGCAAGATCCGTCAGGAGACCATGCTCATCTGGGGCCGGGACGACCGGATGCTCCCCTACGAACAGGCGCACTTCGCCTTCCGCCAGCTCCCCCGCGCCGAGCTCCACGCCTTCTCGCGCTGCGGCCACTGGGCAATGATCGAACAGAAGGACAAATTCTCCCGTCTCGTGTCGGACTTCTTCACGCACTAACCACACACCACCAGGTATGACGGCGGAGTCGCGCCGCCAGGCGGGCCTCGCGCGTCCGCCGTCATGGGCGACAATGGATGCGCGCGGAGCGGGCGACTTCGCCGTAACCTTGCAGCGGACACCCCGACGCAGGAGCACGAGAAGATGAACCGCCCCGCACCACTCGCCCGCTCGTTGGGACTGGGCGATGCCATTGCCATCGGACTCGGATCGATGCTCGGCGCAGGCGTATTCGCCGCGTTCGCGCCCGCCGCCGGGGTCGCGGGTTCGGCGATGCTCCTGGGACTGGCGCTCGCGGCCGTGGTGGCCTTCGCCAATGCCACCTCCTCCGCGCAGCTCGCGGCGCAATATCCGGATTCGGGCGGCACCTACGTCTATGGACGCGAGCGACTGGGCCCGTGGCCGGGATTTGCGGCCGGCTGGTTTTTCGTCGTCGGAAAGCTCGCCAGCTGCGCCGCCATGGCTCTGACCTTCGCCGCCTACGTCGCCCCGTCAGGCTGGGAGAAGCCCTTTGCCGTCGGCGCGGTTCTGGTCCTCACCGCGGTCAACTATGTGGGCGTGACAAGAACCGCGGCGCTCACGAAGATCATCGTCGCCGTGGTGATCGCAGTGTTGGGTCTGGTCGCCGTCGCCGCTTTTGTCGCCGCGCCGTCGGACGGCGGCAAAGTCCTCCCAGGTCTCGGCTTCGGCGAGGGCGGTCCGGTCACGGGGTATGCGGTCCTGCAGTCCGCGGGCCTGCTGTTTTTCGCCTTCGCCGGGTATGCGCGCATCGCGACTTTAGGGGAGGAGGTCCGCAGGCCCGAGCGCACGATCCCTTCCGCGATCACCATCGCGCTCACGGCGACGCTGCTCATCTACGCGGTGTTGGCCGTCGCAGCACTCGCGGTGCTGGGGCCCGAGCGGCTGGCGGACTCGTCCGACCCGCTCCGCGAGCTCGCTGCCGCAGGAGGCTGGGACTGGACGGCGCCGCTGGTCCAGATCGGCGCCGCCGCTGCTTCGCTGGGGGCCTTGCTCGCCCTCATCGCGGGCATCAGCCGCACGAGCCTGGCGATGTCGCGCAATGGCGATCTCCCCCGCATCCTCGACGCCGTTCATCCGCGCTTTCGCGTCCCCCACCGCGCGGAACTCGCCGCGGCGGCCGTCGTCTGCGCCCTGGTGCTTGCTGCAGATCTGCGCTCGGCCATCGGGTTCTCCTCGTTCGGCGTCCTGCTCTACTACTTCGTCGCCAACGTTTCGGCATTCACGCAGGACCACACGCACAGGCGGTATCCGCGCGCACTCGCGGTCGTCGGCGCCGTGGGCTGCCTCGTTCTCGTCGCCACACTCCCGTGGCACTCCATTCTTGCCGGTGTCCTCGTGGGAGCCGTGGGTTTCGCATACCGCGCCGTGGTCGTACGCGCGAACGACTAGGAGCTGCGCGCCGTGCGTTTCCATCCGGTGGAATCGGCGCACCCGCGGCGACGGTGCGCAGATACCGTGGGCACCATGTCGACTGATAACCCTTCCGACTCCGAGGCCAGCGTCGAAACCACTACCCCGTCCACTCGAGTCGCCCTGGTCACCGGGGGGAGCCGCGGCGTCGGGCAGGGAGTTGCCCGGGCTCTCGCCGATGCCGGATGGCACGTGTACGTCACCGGCCGCAGCGCAGAGCGGCTCGCCGCGACCATCGAGGGTCGCGAGCACTCGATCTTCCCGCTCGAGGTCGACCACTCCGACGACGCGCGCGTGGAGGCCGCCTTCGATGAGATCCGCACGCGCTCGGGTCGCCTGGACCTGCTGGTCAACAACGTGTGGACCAACCCGAAGGGCTTCATGGGCTTCGGCTCGACATTCTGGGAGCGGCCGGTCGACGACTGGGATTCGCTCATCGGCATCGGGCTGCGCGCCCACTACGTCGCGAGCGTCGAGGCGGCGAAGATCATGGTTCCGCAAGGAAGCGGACAGATCGTCCACATTTCCTCGTTCGGATCGCGCGCGCCGTTCCACACCGTGCTCTACGGGATGAGCAAGACCGCGCTCGACAAGATGGCCGCCGACATGGCCCACGACCTGCGCGAGACCGGCGTGCGCTGCAATTCCCTCTGGCTCGGCCTCATCCGCACCGAGCTGCTGTTGTCCTTCGGCATGGAGGAATTCAATGGCTTCCCGCTGGATCGCGCGGAGGACCCCGAGTTCGTCGGCCGGGTCATCGCCGCGCTCGCCGAGGACCCCGACATCCGTAGCGGCGACACCATCATCACCGCCGAGTACGGCCGCGGCCACGGGATAGTCAATAATGACGGCGCGCAGCCGATCTCGCACAGGGGCGCGTTCGGCGGAGGACCGTTATTCCCGCCGGTCACCGATGCGCAGCTCGGCCTCGACACCGCCGACGAGGTCGCCGAACACACGGGAAAGTCGGGCGCCGCCGAGAACGTCGCCGGCCACTAACCTTCCTGGGTCAAGCTCGGTTATTTTGCGCCTCCGGTTCCCACGCTGGATCACGTCCGATGAAGGCGATGAGCTGAATTACCGGGTCCTCGCTCGAAGTATGTATGGGCGGGCCGTACTGACCGGAGTCCCGGAGGACCTGTTCCATCTGTTTCATTCCGGCCAGGAGTTCGTTGGCGAAGTCCGGGTCAAGATCTGGAGTCCGGGAGTTGGCCCGCGCCAGGTCCCAGGTGTGCATGAACACATCCGCTGTGTAGATTCTGTCGATCACCTCGGCACATGTCTGGCCGGCCATCGGCCCCTTACGGACGACTGTCGAATTGACGGCCGGGTCGGCCAGGTATTCCGAGAGTTCGCTGCTGCGGGTCGTCCACCGCGAAGCGAGCGAATCCGTGACGTCGTCGGCCAGGTCGAGCCCCATCCAGTCCGAAAGTACGGGAACGGGCCAGGCCAGCAGATGTTCGACGACGTCGTTGGCCGTCCATTCCGGGACCGGGGTGGGCAACGTTGGGTCGTTTAGTTCGCGAACCTCGTGAGCGAAGTTTTTGGCGAAGGTGTCATGTCGTGCGGCGAGAGTTTTCATCATGATCCTGACGTCGTGAGCGAATACCGGAGGAATACTGCGCCGGAGCCCGAGGCGGTGGCTTCTTGGAGCCGCCACTTCGAGGATCTGGCGATATCGGGGTGGAACAATGAGCTGCCGCCGGCAGTGATTTCCGGGGCCAGGGTGATCTCGAGTTCGTCGATCTCGTCGTGTTCAAGGAGGTGGCGGATCAGCGAGGCGCTGCTCAGCACTCGGATGTCACCTTCGGCGACGTCCCGGAGTTCGCGGATCGTTTGTTCAGGCGAGGCAGTTGAAATGCGCGTGTTTTTCCACTGAGCCGGCTCATTCAGCGTGGATGACACGACCACTTTGTCCACGGCGTCAAGCCATTGCGCGAACGTACGATCGCGAGGATCAGCGGCGTCGTCCTCGCACACCTGCGGCCAATAGCCGGAGAAGCCTTCGTACCCGACCCGCCCCATGACGGCGACCATACTGTCGGTCATCTGAACCAGGTGGTCGCGGGATTCGTCGCTGACCGCATACGGGGCGATGCAACTCATGTCGTCCGCCCCAGCGGAGCCTGTCGTGTGGCCGTCAAGCGTCAGGGTGATGTTTGCAATTACTCGAGGTCGTGACGTTTCCATCGTCTACTCGCTCCACTAGTAGTAGTTTGCTACTAGTCAAGCTACCTCGGGTAGTACTATTCTGCAAT
It encodes the following:
- a CDS encoding IS30 family transposase encodes the protein MDQGWTAARAAREVGVNERTGRDWRQGIRRTRNTRIYPDGRVVDYRSGTVYKQTVTSATCVDAAASPVISTRYLSLDDRIAIADGLVVKDSMRTIAARIGKNVSSISREVREHSIAGRYLPHQAHRDAAAARVRPKRSKLVVNKVLRAAVEEGLSRKLSPEQISHRLRRDHPDDESMRVSHETIYQALYFQARGGLKKEVQHALRTGRTKRKPQRKEGERYQRFVDPMVMISDRPAEVDDRAVPGHWEGDLITGEQNKSAIGTLVERATRYTMLLHLPDGHDAEQVRDALITAIGDLPAHLRGSLTWDQGAELARHKQITVATDMQVYFCDPASPWQRGSNENTNGLLRQYFPKGTDLSVHSPTDLEHVAQELNGRPRKTLDWDTPAERLRDLITTN
- a CDS encoding alpha/beta fold hydrolase, producing MADNTGTAALTFEGSSQTIEADGFTFHYHEAGPDGSPESQVPVLFLHGSGPGVTAWSNFGGNLPYFAARFRTILLDMPGFGLSSDHEWERAYPLVAADAIDTFLEAKGIAQVDIVGNSMGGNVAAELALAHPERVRKMALMGPGGLAAPLFSPEPSEGSRRLFEFLQDPTDEKMSAWVDTMVGNKKVVSDELIRARTEAATAPGAVERMYSIFGSILDPTKEYTPLYARASKIRQETMLIWGRDDRMLPYEQAHFAFRQLPRAELHAFSRCGHWAMIEQKDKFSRLVSDFFTH
- a CDS encoding TIGR03086 family protein, translating into MPTPVPEWTANDVVEHLLAWPVPVLSDWMGLDLADDVTDSLASRWTTRSSELSEYLADPAVNSTVVRKGPMAGQTCAEVIDRIYTADVFMHTWDLARANSRTPDLDPDFANELLAGMKQMEQVLRDSGQYGPPIHTSSEDPVIQLIAFIGRDPAWEPEAQNNRA
- a CDS encoding SDR family NAD(P)-dependent oxidoreductase, giving the protein MSTDNPSDSEASVETTTPSTRVALVTGGSRGVGQGVARALADAGWHVYVTGRSAERLAATIEGREHSIFPLEVDHSDDARVEAAFDEIRTRSGRLDLLVNNVWTNPKGFMGFGSTFWERPVDDWDSLIGIGLRAHYVASVEAAKIMVPQGSGQIVHISSFGSRAPFHTVLYGMSKTALDKMAADMAHDLRETGVRCNSLWLGLIRTELLLSFGMEEFNGFPLDRAEDPEFVGRVIAALAEDPDIRSGDTIITAEYGRGHGIVNNDGAQPISHRGAFGGGPLFPPVTDAQLGLDTADEVAEHTGKSGAAENVAGH
- a CDS encoding dihydrofolate reductase family protein, producing METSRPRVIANITLTLDGHTTGSAGADDMSCIAPYAVSDESRDHLVQMTDSMVAVMGRVGYEGFSGYWPQVCEDDAADPRDRTFAQWLDAVDKVVVSSTLNEPAQWKNTRISTASPEQTIRELRDVAEGDIRVLSSASLIRHLLEHDEIDELEITLAPEITAGGSSLFHPDIARSSKWRLQEATASGSGAVFLRYSLTTSGS
- a CDS encoding APC family permease; protein product: MNRPAPLARSLGLGDAIAIGLGSMLGAGVFAAFAPAAGVAGSAMLLGLALAAVVAFANATSSAQLAAQYPDSGGTYVYGRERLGPWPGFAAGWFFVVGKLASCAAMALTFAAYVAPSGWEKPFAVGAVLVLTAVNYVGVTRTAALTKIIVAVVIAVLGLVAVAAFVAAPSDGGKVLPGLGFGEGGPVTGYAVLQSAGLLFFAFAGYARIATLGEEVRRPERTIPSAITIALTATLLIYAVLAVAALAVLGPERLADSSDPLRELAAAGGWDWTAPLVQIGAAAASLGALLALIAGISRTSLAMSRNGDLPRILDAVHPRFRVPHRAELAAAAVVCALVLAADLRSAIGFSSFGVLLYYFVANVSAFTQDHTHRRYPRALAVVGAVGCLVLVATLPWHSILAGVLVGAVGFAYRAVVVRAND